TCCATTTAGCATTCATGGCTGAATCTGAACCAATTGATGTGCATAGTGCTCTACAAAGTGAAAAGTGGAGAGGtgctatgaaagaagaattGGATTCAATTGAAAGCAATCAAACATGGGAGCTGGTGGATCTTCCACAGAGAAAGAAAGCAATAGATGTAAAGTGGGTTTACAAACTGAAAGTGAACTCAAAGGGTGAGATAACCAGATACAAAGCAAGGCTAGTGGCAAAGGGATTTCTTCAGAAAGAAGGTATTGACtatgatgaagtgtttgcacctgtTACTAGAATGGAAACAATTAGGTTAGTAACTGCTCTTGCTAACCTAAATGATTGGCCaatgtatcaaatggatgtgaagtcAGCTTTTCTGAATGGTCCTATAGAAGAGGAAGTATATGTTGCCCAGCCACCTGGTTATAAAGTGAAAGGTCAAGAGCTTAAGGTGTATAAGCTTAAGAAGGCActctatggtctgaaacaagctccaagagcctggaacaaaaggattgacAAGTTCTTAAATGAAATAGGGTTTAAGAAATGTGTCACAGAACATGGAGTGTATGTCAAGAAAGATGCTGCAAAGGGAGTCATTATAATTTGtctatatgtagatgatttgctTATCACAGGAAGCAATGAATCTTATATTAGTGAGTTCAAGGGTGACTTGAaggaagagtttgaaatgacagaTTTAGGCCTCATGACATATTTTCTAGGCATTGAGTTTTTGAGGAATGAGCAAGGAATCTTAATGCACCAGACTAGATATGCATCagagattttgaagaagtttGAGATGGACAAATGCAATGTTGCATTGTCACCTGCTGAGCCAAGGTCACAGCTAACTAAGTGTGCAGAAGAAGAGGATGTAGACCCTACATTCTATAGAAAGCTGATTGGTTCTCTGAGGTATTTGTGCAATACAAGACCAGACTTGGCTTACAGTGTAGGGATTGCTAGCAGGTTTATGGAAAGGCCTAAAAGTTCACACTTGATTGCAGTGAAAAGAATACTTAGATATGTGAAAGGGACCATAAACTATGGTATTATGTTCCCTGCAAGTGATAGAGACAAAGAATGCAAGCTTATTGGCTACACAGATTCAAATTGGTGTGGTGATCATGAAGATAGAAAATCAACAGCTGGTTATATGTTTTTCTATGGTGGATCACCAATATCATGGTGTTCAAAGAAGGAACCTGTAGTGGCCCTATCCTCCTGTGAAGCAGAGTATATAGCAGCATCACTCAGCACCTGTCAAGCCATTTGGTTGAAAAACCTAATTGAGGAAATCAGTCAAGACAGGTGTGAAACTGTCACTTTGAAGATTGATAATGTGTCTGCTATCAATCTTGCAAAGAACCCTATTgctcatggaagaagcaagcatATAGAGCTAAGGTTCCATTACTTAAGAGAGCAGGTAAGCAATGGTAACTTGGCCCTAATGCACTGCAGAAGTGATGAGCAAGTTGCAGACTTGTTAACCAAGGCTGTAACAACACAggtatttgaaaaattgagaagtgAAATGGGAATTGAGACAGTGGACAACATGAATTAAGGGGGTGTGTTGATTCTAAGAAGTTTCTAGAATGATTAATTCATATTGTGCAAGCTGACTTGGTGTGCAAGttaagcaaaagtgaaagtgtaactaattgcttgagaagcaagttagttagtttgttaagtGTAGTTTGTTAGATTCAGTTAGTGTTTGTTTCACCTAGGTTGTTAAAGTGTTTTAGAGTCAGTTAGGGAGTTGTTAGTTGGTTAGGGCCTAAGAGAATCATCAACTAATGTGATGATCTAGTATTAGTATAAATAATAGGCTcatgattagtgattgtaatCCAACTATTTTTTCCCCATTGAGGATGAATAAAACTGACTCCATTTTTCCCctaatcttcatcttcttcttcctctgttaATCGTGTGTTTCTTCTTCCTTTCCATCCATTCACCATTGTTGCAGCAACAAGGATTGTAGATCCTGCAGAAACTGTGCTCATTGGCGTGGCCAGAGTGCAGTGCAGCGCGCGCGTGTTTCCTTGCTTGTCTGCTAGGCCTGTGCAGGCCAAAGTGATCGAAGCCAAAAGCTTCAGCTGCGCCAACAGTATTGACTTGTTTTTGAGCTTATacgaaacaacttatgcaaattaATAAGCTAAATTCAAATGGACCCTAAGTCAAATGGAGATACTCTAAGATTTAATTtagcattaaattaaataatatatatatctagaacaaaatctttgtttttaaatttgttgataCGTATAAGATTCTTAAGTTGTTAAAGATACTCTTAACGgtcttgcttttttttttactgctaattacttttttttaagtgaaaatTTTACGGCTGGATATATCTTGCATCAATATTAAAGatatatcttttttcttttttttttaacaagggCTCTCTATTTGTAATTTTACTGCTggatatatcttttttttagtgGAAATTTTACAGCTGGATATATCTTACATCAATAAATATCACCAACGGTTAATTAGGATTTCTTTCGATATcttgatcttttatttttaaggaaCAAATCTTTTAACTCAAACCAAATCTTGCATCTCAAGTATTTCACACATCATTAAATAGCACACTATAGTGATCATAATTTCATAAATTAgcgaaacaaaaaattaaagctAAAAGAAACAAGAATATGGAAATTTTCAAGAGTCGCAACATTATGAAACGAAAGAGGTCTAATACTCCCAAGATGAAAAGAAGAGTGTGTGGCCTTCACTTAATGGACTTCACTAGTGATGAATATGAAGCAGCCGATGGTCTTGTTTTATTGCAAACACTATTCCAAAAGAAGAACATTGTTAGAAGATTGAAAATCACTTTTGGAGGCAAAAGGATTTGTGGAAAAACCTACGACAACAATGTTCATTCGGTCGTTTCCAAAAATAAGGTATGTTCATCGCCACAAATTATTATTCCTAATGTTGTTATGGGAAATGAATGCAACCCTCTAAATATACCAACGATTCCTGGCGTGCCGAGCAATAATATTCTTGGATGTAGCAAACCTTTTGAGAAGAAACTATCAACTAGTGATTTGAGGGTGGATCTAAATAGACTGTTTTTGGAAAAGGGCCatgtggaaaaatattttttacccTTGTTGAAAGAAAGCGAAGATCTTGAAGAAGGAATCGATGTGGTTGTATATGACATGCAAGGCCAAATGTTCAACATGAAGTTCAAGTTTTGGAGCGGAAAATTTTATGTCCTCAATGGAGGGTGGAAGACTTTCTTCAAATCGCATTCTTTCTTAGCAAATCAAGATCATATTAAAGTGTGGATGTTTCGTCATTCCGAAACCGATAACTTGTGTTTTGCTCTTAGTGTGAGAAGAGTGTATGAGAATTAGATGAATCATTACA
This portion of the Trifolium pratense cultivar HEN17-A07 linkage group LG3, ARS_RC_1.1, whole genome shotgun sequence genome encodes:
- the LOC123915381 gene encoding uncharacterized protein LOC123915381 produces the protein MEIFKSRNIMKRKRSNTPKMKRRVCGLHLMDFTSDEYEAADGLVLLQTLFQKKNIVRRLKITFGGKRICGKTYDNNVHSVVSKNKVCSSPQIIIPNVVMGNECNPLNIPTIPGVPSNNILGCSKPFEKKLSTSDLRVDLNRLFLEKGHVEKYFLPLLKESEDLEEGIDVVVYDMQGQMFNMKFKFWSGKFYVLNGGWKTFFKSHSFLANQDHIKVWMFRHSETDNLCFALSVRRVYEN